A single window of Castor canadensis chromosome 3, mCasCan1.hap1v2, whole genome shotgun sequence DNA harbors:
- the Cox6c gene encoding cytochrome c oxidase subunit 6C, which translates to MASGALAKPQMRGLLAKRLRVHIFGAFIVALGVAASYKFGVAEPRKKAYADFYRNYDSMKDFEEMKAAGIFQSAK; encoded by the exons ATGGCTTCCGGCGCGTTGGCAAAGCCTCAGATGCGGGGTCTCCTGGCCAAGCGTCTGCGGGTTCATATTTTTGGAGCATTCATTGTCGCTCTAGGGGTTGCAGCTTCCTAtaag TTTGGTGTGGCTGAACCAAGAAAGAAGGCATATGCAGATTTCTACAGAAATTATGATTCCATGAAAGATTTTGAGGAGATGAAGGCGGCTGGTATCTTTCAGAGTGCAAAGTGA